The following are from one region of the Natronosporangium hydrolyticum genome:
- a CDS encoding TetR/AcrR family transcriptional regulator — MKQRLAREDRRAQLLDVAYDLVRDEGTDALTLARLAERAAVSKPVAYDHFGTRPGLLAALYRHHEERQNQQLRRALADAGDSLPAASRIVAAGYVDCLLATGPEFEEVSAALLAYEETKDYLQESRDYFVEEYRQIFTPFVALDGAAGDAVLTGLVGSAEALARAAHHGALTRDQAIDALAGIILAALGPLAHHGDHSG, encoded by the coding sequence ATGAAACAACGACTCGCCCGCGAAGATCGCCGGGCGCAGCTGCTCGACGTCGCCTACGACCTCGTCCGCGACGAGGGCACCGATGCGCTGACGCTGGCGCGGCTCGCGGAACGCGCAGCGGTGAGCAAACCCGTCGCCTACGACCACTTCGGGACCCGGCCCGGGCTGTTGGCGGCGCTCTACCGGCACCACGAGGAACGCCAGAACCAGCAGCTCCGGCGGGCGCTGGCCGACGCCGGCGATTCGCTGCCGGCCGCCAGCCGGATCGTCGCCGCCGGCTACGTGGACTGCCTGCTCGCCACCGGCCCCGAGTTCGAAGAGGTCTCAGCGGCGCTGCTCGCCTACGAAGAAACCAAGGACTATCTACAAGAGTCCCGCGACTACTTCGTCGAAGAGTACCGGCAGATCTTCACCCCGTTCGTCGCCCTGGACGGCGCAGCCGGCGACGCTGTCCTCACCGGACTGGTAGGCTCCGCCGAAGCGCTCGCCCGCGCCGCCCACCACGGCGCCCTCACCCGCGACCAGGCGATCGACGCCCTCGCCGGCATCATCCTCGCGGCGCTGGGCCCCCTCGCCCACCACGGAGACCATAGTGGATGA
- a CDS encoding HelD family protein: MDDPDDRAAELAREQAYFDTAAIHRERRRDALGDSARAGAHASAAAQLRQHAQAAADALGAAGTAVAFGRINNDGGESLYIGRHLIRDDDAEVLVVNWQSPAAAPYFEASHADPAGLVLRRAFTCDGNVIQHFTDVRFAELADALADDHPSPVDQALLNELGRGRTGSMRDIVATIQAAQYDVIRAPQEQLLIIEGGPGTGKTAVALHRVSYLLFQHRERMTPEQVLVVGPHPTFIRYLAEVLPGLGDDGVAMRTLAQLGPPVRIDRAEPPAVSRIKGDPRLAQVLKRALAARIGQPEPAERLLINGRFHTLPGATVAEAVAASNAADLPYAAQRQQLRARLTQLVTELGADPAAGREPLDNLLERLWPAQSAAGLLRDLFGSRRRLEIAADELTDDERGLLYRRGADRVSAESWSLADLPLLDEAEQLINGPPQQYAHIVVDEAQDLSPMQLRSVARRSATGSMTVVGDLAQATGGWAQQSWEAVAEHLPNTHPMQVTPLRYGYRVPRQAYRFAARLLPVAAPGVVAPEVVRDGPADYAIHRVELARRAATVAAVATARADDGQFVGVVCPPRCRREVAEALSAAGAQWASGAEGELGRAINLIDPYEAKGLEFDAVVVVEPEQIVAGDAHGHRLLYVALTRTTRYLDVVSVGEPLPLGMPAGTDPTGTVQPAEPPTFSAREARQLAGHLAERLRSAAPPAAWPQVLELLGDELNAAESSPPAELNSPGD; this comes from the coding sequence GTGGATGACCCCGATGACCGGGCCGCTGAGTTGGCCCGAGAGCAGGCGTACTTCGACACCGCCGCGATCCACCGGGAACGACGCCGGGACGCGCTCGGCGACTCCGCCCGCGCCGGCGCGCACGCCAGCGCCGCGGCGCAGCTACGACAGCACGCCCAAGCAGCCGCCGACGCGCTCGGCGCGGCTGGCACCGCGGTAGCGTTCGGCAGGATCAACAACGACGGCGGCGAGTCTCTCTACATCGGGCGCCACCTGATCCGGGACGACGACGCCGAGGTGCTGGTGGTCAACTGGCAGTCACCAGCCGCCGCCCCCTACTTCGAGGCCAGCCACGCCGACCCCGCCGGCCTGGTCCTCCGCCGCGCCTTCACCTGCGACGGCAACGTGATTCAGCACTTCACCGACGTCAGGTTCGCCGAACTCGCCGACGCGCTCGCCGACGACCACCCCTCGCCGGTCGACCAGGCGCTGCTGAACGAACTCGGCCGCGGCCGCACCGGCAGCATGCGCGACATCGTCGCCACCATCCAGGCCGCCCAGTACGACGTGATCCGCGCCCCGCAGGAGCAGCTCCTGATCATCGAAGGCGGCCCGGGCACCGGCAAGACGGCGGTCGCGCTGCACCGGGTGTCGTACCTGTTGTTCCAGCACCGCGAACGGATGACCCCGGAGCAGGTGCTGGTGGTCGGTCCACACCCCACCTTCATCCGCTACCTGGCCGAGGTGCTGCCGGGCCTGGGCGACGACGGTGTCGCGATGCGCACCCTGGCGCAGCTCGGCCCGCCGGTCCGCATTGACCGGGCCGAGCCGCCAGCGGTCAGCCGGATCAAGGGCGACCCGCGGCTGGCCCAGGTACTCAAGCGCGCGCTGGCGGCCCGGATCGGGCAACCAGAACCCGCCGAACGGCTGCTGATCAACGGCCGGTTCCACACCCTGCCCGGGGCCACCGTGGCCGAGGCCGTCGCGGCGAGCAACGCCGCCGACCTGCCCTACGCCGCGCAGCGGCAGCAGCTGCGGGCCCGGCTCACCCAGCTCGTCACCGAACTGGGCGCCGACCCGGCGGCCGGCCGGGAACCGCTCGACAACCTGCTCGAACGCCTCTGGCCGGCGCAGTCCGCCGCCGGCCTGCTGCGAGACCTCTTCGGTTCCCGGCGCCGGCTGGAGATCGCCGCCGACGAACTCACCGACGACGAGCGCGGACTCCTCTACCGCCGCGGCGCCGACCGAGTCTCCGCCGAGTCCTGGTCGCTGGCGGACCTGCCACTGCTCGACGAGGCCGAACAACTGATCAACGGCCCACCGCAGCAGTACGCCCACATCGTGGTCGACGAGGCCCAGGACCTCTCCCCGATGCAGCTGCGCAGCGTCGCCCGCCGGTCGGCGACCGGGTCGATGACGGTCGTGGGCGACCTCGCCCAGGCCACCGGCGGGTGGGCCCAGCAATCCTGGGAAGCCGTGGCCGAACACCTGCCGAACACCCACCCCATGCAGGTCACCCCACTGCGGTACGGCTACCGGGTCCCCCGCCAGGCGTACAGGTTCGCGGCGCGACTGCTGCCGGTCGCCGCCCCCGGCGTGGTCGCCCCGGAGGTGGTCCGGGATGGCCCGGCCGACTACGCCATCCATCGAGTGGAGCTCGCGCGGCGAGCCGCCACGGTGGCGGCGGTCGCCACCGCACGGGCCGACGACGGCCAGTTCGTCGGCGTGGTGTGCCCGCCCAGGTGCCGCCGAGAGGTGGCGGAGGCACTGTCAGCCGCCGGGGCACAGTGGGCCAGCGGGGCCGAAGGGGAGCTGGGTCGGGCGATCAACCTCATCGACCCGTACGAGGCGAAGGGGTTGGAGTTCGACGCGGTGGTGGTGGTCGAGCCGGAGCAGATCGTCGCCGGCGACGCCCACGGGCACCGGCTGCTCTACGTCGCCCTCACCCGCACCACCCGCTACCTCGACGTCGTCAGCGTCGGGGAGCCACTGCCGCTGGGCATGCCTGCGGGCACCGACCCAACCGGGACGGTCCAACCGGCCGAGCCGCCGACGTTCAGCGCCCGCGAAGCCCGCCAGCTCGCCGGCCACCTGGCGGAGCGGCTGCGCAGCGCGGCACCGCCGGCGGCGTGGCCGCAGGTGCTCGAACTGCTCGGCGATGAACTCAACGCGGCGGAGTCCAGTCCGCCGGCGGAGCTCAACTCCCCGGGCGACTGA
- a CDS encoding ParA family protein, which yields MTVVSVINYKGGVGKTTLTANLGAELAYRGRRVLMIDLDPQASLTFSFYPPRVWEQQLADDHTILQWFGTVLDPKPAAPLRPYALTPTAVNEQISRHGGRLDLIASHLGLVDADLDFAAELGGSRFQHGSPRYLELHRSLADALAGPEFTEYDLVLIDCPPNFTMVTRTAIVASDRLVVPAKPDHLSTLGIGYLQRKLSELVTEFNRVAGPGHDQINPTIAGVVFTMVQYASAGPILASRNFFSLPSQLELPEFHQKIRESKTLFATAGQDGVPAVLVSDGNPTVQYELQQLASELLAKLRD from the coding sequence GTGACGGTCGTATCAGTGATCAACTACAAGGGTGGGGTCGGCAAGACGACCCTGACCGCCAACCTCGGCGCCGAACTCGCCTACCGCGGCCGGCGGGTGCTCATGATCGACCTCGACCCGCAGGCCAGCCTGACCTTCTCGTTCTATCCGCCCCGGGTCTGGGAACAGCAGCTCGCCGACGACCACACGATCCTGCAATGGTTCGGTACCGTCCTCGATCCGAAACCGGCGGCGCCGCTGCGGCCGTACGCGTTGACACCCACCGCCGTCAACGAGCAGATCAGTCGGCACGGTGGCCGGCTCGACCTGATCGCTTCCCACCTGGGGCTGGTCGACGCCGACCTCGACTTCGCCGCCGAACTCGGCGGGTCCCGGTTCCAGCACGGCAGCCCCCGCTACCTGGAGCTGCATCGATCCCTGGCGGATGCGTTGGCCGGGCCCGAATTTACCGAGTACGACCTGGTGCTGATCGACTGCCCGCCCAACTTCACGATGGTCACCCGGACCGCGATCGTCGCCAGCGACCGGCTGGTAGTCCCGGCTAAGCCCGACCATCTGTCGACCCTGGGCATCGGGTATCTGCAGCGGAAACTCTCCGAACTAGTCACCGAGTTCAACCGGGTGGCCGGGCCGGGGCATGATCAGATCAACCCCACCATCGCCGGTGTGGTCTTCACGATGGTCCAGTACGCTAGCGCCGGTCCGATCCTCGCCTCGCGGAACTTCTTCTCGCTCCCCAGCCAGCTGGAGCTGCCCGAGTTCCACCAGAAGATCAGGGAGAGCAAGACCCTGTTCGCCACCGCGGGGCAGGACGGGGTGCCGGCGGTGCTGGTCAGCGACGGCAACCCGACGGTGCAGTATGAGCTACAGCAGCTCGCCAGCGAGCTGCTCGCCAAGCTGCGGGACTAG
- a CDS encoding DeoR/GlpR family DNA-binding transcription regulator: protein MYAEERQQEILRLAQASGRVDVTTLAEQFEVTAETVRRDLTTLERAGALRRVHGGAIPVERIAFEPALATRDAVLTAEKERIAKASLNELPADGAVILDAGTTTARLAQALPTDRELTVVVNSPVLAAALGVRANLQVLLLGGRVRGKTLATVDDWALRPLADLYVDVAFLGTNGASVERGLTTPDPAEAAVKRAMIAAARRSVLLADHTKIGQDYLARFGSLADIDLLITDTGLADELADEVESAGVQVRRA from the coding sequence ATGTACGCCGAGGAGCGGCAGCAGGAGATCCTCCGGCTCGCCCAAGCGAGCGGCCGGGTGGATGTGACCACGCTCGCGGAGCAGTTCGAGGTGACCGCCGAGACGGTCCGGCGCGACCTGACCACTCTGGAGCGCGCGGGCGCGCTACGCCGGGTCCACGGCGGGGCGATCCCGGTGGAACGGATCGCCTTCGAGCCCGCCCTGGCCACCCGGGACGCGGTGCTCACCGCCGAAAAGGAGCGGATCGCCAAGGCGTCGCTCAACGAGCTACCCGCCGACGGCGCGGTTATCCTCGACGCCGGCACCACCACCGCCCGGCTCGCCCAGGCTCTCCCGACCGACCGCGAACTCACCGTGGTGGTGAACTCCCCGGTCCTGGCGGCCGCGCTCGGCGTCCGGGCGAACCTGCAGGTCCTGCTGCTCGGCGGCCGGGTCCGCGGGAAGACGCTGGCCACGGTGGACGACTGGGCCCTCCGCCCGCTAGCCGACCTGTACGTAGATGTCGCCTTCCTCGGCACCAACGGTGCGTCGGTCGAGCGGGGCCTGACCACCCCCGACCCGGCCGAGGCGGCGGTCAAGCGGGCAATGATCGCCGCGGCCCGCCGCTCGGTGCTGCTCGCCGACCACACCAAGATCGGGCAGGACTATCTCGCCCGATTCGGGTCGCTCGCCGACATCGACCTGCTGATCACCGACACCGGCCTCGCCGACGAACTCGCGGACGAGGTCGAGAGCGCCGGCGTACAGGTGCGACGCGCATGA
- the pfkB gene encoding 1-phosphofructokinase has translation MILTLTLNPSLDRTVEIGELERGEVIRAARNRVDPGGKGVNVSRALLANGHASRAVLPCGGDEGQHLVRLLHDEGVDLLAVPIAGHTRSNISLVEPDGTVTKINETGPELSPAEFVAVTNELLAAAAGADWVVACGSLPPGLPQAAFPHLCRSLVDGGVRVAVDTSGPGLRAAADAGVALVKPNREELAEVVGAALPTIPDVVAAAQQLRSWGAGAVLASLGADGAILIDDDGITRGDAPVPRPRSAVGAGDALLAGFLAAGARGPDALAEALAWGAAAVSLPGSRMPGPADLRREQVRLSPPARPAATPPPPV, from the coding sequence ATGATCCTCACCCTCACCCTGAACCCGAGCCTCGACCGTACGGTCGAGATCGGCGAGCTGGAACGCGGCGAGGTGATCCGCGCCGCGCGCAACCGGGTCGACCCAGGAGGAAAAGGGGTCAACGTCTCCCGGGCGCTGCTGGCGAACGGGCACGCCTCCCGGGCGGTGCTGCCCTGCGGCGGCGACGAAGGCCAGCATCTGGTGCGGCTGCTGCACGACGAGGGCGTCGACCTGCTCGCGGTCCCCATCGCCGGCCACACCCGATCCAACATCTCGCTCGTGGAACCGGACGGCACCGTAACCAAGATCAACGAGACTGGGCCGGAGCTGTCGCCGGCGGAGTTCGTAGCCGTCACCAACGAGCTGTTAGCCGCCGCGGCCGGCGCCGACTGGGTGGTGGCGTGCGGCAGCCTGCCGCCTGGCCTGCCCCAAGCGGCGTTTCCCCACCTGTGCCGGTCACTGGTCGACGGCGGCGTCCGGGTCGCAGTAGACACCAGCGGCCCAGGGCTGCGAGCGGCCGCCGACGCGGGCGTCGCGCTGGTCAAACCCAACCGCGAAGAGCTGGCGGAGGTGGTCGGGGCGGCGCTTCCCACCATCCCCGATGTCGTCGCCGCCGCCCAACAGCTGCGCAGCTGGGGCGCTGGCGCGGTGCTAGCCAGCCTCGGCGCCGACGGCGCCATCCTGATCGACGACGACGGCATCACCCGTGGCGACGCCCCGGTACCCCGGCCGCGCAGCGCGGTCGGCGCCGGCGACGCCCTCCTCGCTGGCTTCCTCGCCGCCGGCGCCCGCGGCCCAGACGCCCTTGCCGAGGCGCTGGCCTGGGGCGCGGCGGCGGTCAGCCTACCCGGCAGCCGGATGCCGGGCCCGGCCGATCTCCGCCGGGAGCAGGTCCGGCTCTCCCCGCCGGCCCGGCCGGCGGCCACCCCACCCCCACCTGTCTAG
- the mtlA gene encoding PTS mannitol transporter subunit IICB — translation MATHYTPPVTGTGLRATIQRFGGFLAGMVMPNIAAFIAWGLITAMFIPTGWWPNETMAQLVDPMIMILLPVLIGYTGGRIVHGQRGAVVGAVATVGVVVGSDAPMFLGAMIIGPAAAFLLKQFDRLIQDRVKPGFEMLIDNFSAGIIGGAMALFALWGVGPVARAITTAAGNGVDWLIANNLLPVASVLVEPAKVLFLNNAINHGVLGPLGVAQSAEDGQSILFMIESNPGPGLGLLMAFMFFGPHALRPTVPAAAVVHFLGGIHEIYFPYVLMKPRLILAVIAGGASGVLTFLITGAGLVATPSPGSIFAYMAVTPRGGHVWVLLGIIVSAAVSFVVAAALLGFGKLEKRDPDPEPAVEPASTGSTGTASTAQPTSSAVADTAASNAGKE, via the coding sequence ATGGCCACTCACTACACCCCACCGGTGACCGGCACCGGCTTACGCGCCACGATCCAGCGCTTCGGCGGCTTCCTCGCCGGCATGGTGATGCCGAACATCGCCGCCTTCATCGCCTGGGGGCTGATCACCGCGATGTTCATCCCCACCGGGTGGTGGCCGAACGAAACCATGGCACAGCTCGTCGACCCAATGATCATGATCCTGCTGCCGGTCCTGATCGGCTACACCGGTGGCCGGATAGTCCACGGGCAACGCGGTGCGGTGGTCGGCGCGGTCGCCACCGTCGGCGTCGTGGTCGGCTCCGACGCGCCGATGTTCCTCGGCGCGATGATCATCGGCCCGGCGGCGGCGTTCCTACTCAAGCAGTTCGACCGGCTGATCCAGGACCGGGTCAAGCCCGGCTTCGAGATGCTCATCGACAACTTCTCGGCCGGCATCATCGGCGGTGCGATGGCGCTCTTCGCGCTGTGGGGCGTCGGGCCGGTCGCCCGCGCCATCACCACCGCCGCCGGCAACGGAGTGGACTGGCTGATCGCCAACAACCTGCTGCCGGTCGCGTCGGTGCTGGTCGAGCCGGCCAAGGTGCTGTTTCTCAACAACGCCATCAACCACGGTGTGCTGGGGCCGCTCGGAGTGGCCCAGTCAGCCGAAGATGGCCAGTCGATCCTGTTCATGATCGAGTCGAATCCTGGGCCGGGGCTGGGCCTGCTGATGGCGTTCATGTTCTTCGGCCCGCACGCGCTGCGGCCCACCGTCCCGGCGGCGGCCGTAGTCCACTTCCTCGGCGGCATCCACGAAATCTACTTCCCGTACGTACTGATGAAGCCGCGGCTGATCCTCGCAGTGATCGCCGGCGGCGCCTCCGGCGTACTGACCTTCCTGATCACCGGCGCCGGTCTGGTCGCCACCCCCTCCCCCGGCAGCATCTTCGCCTACATGGCGGTCACCCCCCGCGGCGGCCACGTCTGGGTGCTACTCGGGATCATCGTCTCCGCCGCGGTCAGCTTCGTCGTCGCCGCCGCCCTGCTCGGCTTCGGGAAACTCGAGAAGCGGGACCCCGACCCGGAACCCGCGGTCGAACCCGCCTCGACCGGGTCGACCGGCACCGCCAGCACCGCCCAGCCCACCAGCAGCGCGGTCGCTGACACCGCTGCCAGCAACGCCGGAAAGGAGTAA
- a CDS encoding PTS lactose transporter subunit IIB has protein sequence MPTINGSQVRKVVVACDAGMGSSVMLASQLRKQLKQHSVEVAHTPVDAIPGDADVVVVHGGLAERARASAPDTVIVPVQVFLGDPAVTALVTAVTKGGDVHG, from the coding sequence ATGCCCACCATCAACGGCAGTCAGGTCCGCAAGGTCGTCGTCGCCTGCGACGCCGGCATGGGCAGCAGCGTCATGCTCGCCAGCCAGCTCCGCAAGCAGCTCAAGCAGCACTCGGTCGAGGTAGCACACACCCCGGTCGACGCCATCCCCGGTGACGCCGACGTGGTGGTAGTCCACGGTGGCCTCGCCGAACGGGCCCGCGCCAGCGCACCGGACACGGTCATCGTGCCGGTGCAGGTATTCCTCGGCGACCCCGCGGTGACCGCGCTGGTCACGGCGGTCACCAAAGGTGGCGATGTGCATGGCTGA
- a CDS encoding PTS sugar transporter subunit IIA: MADPPPPQHPGTPAAPSGTGHLASLLAPSAIRLAEFATDRDHAIIQCGQVLIENGAVTAAYLPTMLARERSISTYVGEGVAIPHGTLAGKDAVHRDALAVLRFPDGVDWGGEQVTVCVAIAARGDGHTAILAQLAELLLDPAQAVALREATDPAQVRALLSPLRTGGTT, from the coding sequence ATGGCTGACCCTCCCCCGCCGCAACACCCGGGTACTCCGGCGGCGCCGTCGGGCACTGGCCACCTCGCGTCGCTGCTGGCGCCGTCGGCGATCCGGCTCGCCGAGTTCGCCACCGACCGCGACCACGCCATCATCCAATGCGGACAGGTGCTGATCGAGAACGGGGCGGTCACCGCGGCGTACCTGCCGACGATGCTAGCCCGGGAACGCAGTATCTCCACGTACGTGGGCGAAGGGGTGGCGATCCCGCACGGCACCCTCGCCGGCAAAGACGCGGTACACCGGGACGCGTTGGCGGTGCTGCGTTTCCCGGACGGCGTCGACTGGGGCGGGGAGCAGGTCACCGTCTGCGTGGCGATCGCCGCCCGCGGCGACGGCCACACCGCCATACTCGCCCAACTCGCCGAACTGCTGCTGGACCCGGCTCAGGCCGTGGCGCTGCGGGAAGCCACCGACCCAGCCCAGGTACGCGCGCTGCTAAGCCCACTCCGAACGGGAGGTACGACGTGA
- a CDS encoding zinc-dependent dehydrogenase, giving the protein MKVVRFHAPGDVRIESAPEPTVGPGELKLRVRNCSTCGTDVKIWRHGHHHLVPPRILGHEIAGEVVAIGDGVTAGDGVTGFAAGDRVQVIAAIPCGQCRECRTGRRTVCPNQESMGYHYEGGFAEYLVVPAKVLAVDGVNRIPDPVGYPEATVAEPLACVLNGQQLAQVGPGDDVVIMGAGPIGCLHVRLARARGAARVFLVELNPDRLAISADLVAPDAAVCAADVDPVAEIQRLTDGRGADVIITAAASGRAQEQALSMAARSGRISFFGGLPKNDPLISCDANLVHYRELTIVGANGSSPAHNAEALDLIATGAVPVADLITHRLELSQTLDAFDLVARGAGIKVTIEP; this is encoded by the coding sequence GTGAAGGTCGTCCGATTCCACGCCCCCGGCGACGTCCGGATCGAGTCGGCGCCGGAGCCGACCGTCGGCCCGGGCGAGCTGAAGCTCCGGGTACGCAACTGTTCCACCTGCGGCACCGACGTCAAAATCTGGCGACACGGCCACCACCACCTGGTGCCGCCGCGCATCCTGGGTCACGAGATCGCCGGCGAGGTGGTAGCGATAGGTGACGGAGTAACGGCAGGTGACGGGGTGACCGGGTTCGCCGCTGGCGACCGGGTCCAGGTGATCGCGGCCATCCCCTGTGGCCAGTGCCGAGAATGCCGCACCGGCCGACGTACCGTCTGCCCGAACCAGGAGTCGATGGGATACCACTACGAGGGAGGCTTCGCCGAGTATCTGGTGGTGCCCGCGAAAGTGCTGGCGGTCGACGGGGTCAACCGGATCCCCGACCCGGTCGGCTACCCCGAGGCAACGGTCGCCGAACCGCTCGCCTGCGTCCTCAACGGCCAGCAGCTGGCCCAGGTCGGCCCCGGCGACGACGTGGTGATCATGGGGGCTGGACCGATCGGCTGCCTGCATGTCCGGCTCGCCCGCGCCCGCGGCGCGGCCCGAGTCTTCCTGGTCGAACTCAACCCCGACCGGCTAGCCATCTCCGCCGACCTGGTAGCTCCGGACGCAGCGGTCTGCGCCGCCGATGTCGACCCGGTCGCTGAGATCCAGCGACTCACCGACGGCCGCGGCGCCGATGTCATCATCACCGCCGCCGCGTCCGGACGAGCGCAGGAACAGGCCCTGTCGATGGCGGCCCGCAGCGGCCGGATCAGTTTCTTCGGCGGCCTCCCCAAGAATGATCCGCTCATCTCCTGTGACGCCAACCTGGTCCACTACCGGGAGCTGACGATCGTCGGCGCCAACGGATCCAGCCCGGCACACAACGCCGAGGCGCTCGACCTGATCGCCACCGGCGCGGTGCCGGTCGCAGACCTGATCACCCACCGGCTGGAGCTCAGCCAAACCCTGGACGCGTTCGACCTGGTCGCCCGGGGCGCCGGCATCAAGGTCACCATCGAACCCTGA
- the ptsP gene encoding phosphoenolpyruvate--protein phosphotransferase: MAKQLRGIGVSPGAAAGPAYALAPAPQLPSPTGGSDPATELPRANTALAAVAAELTRRAEHTPLADAAEILRAQALMADDPVLRDAVAAAVTAGADAPHAIDSALAEHRRAFLAAGGYLADRVTDLDDLRDRAVAACLDLPMPGIPDPGCPFVLVAADLAPADTAGLDPTQVLAVVTESGGPTSHTAILARSLGLPAVVGCRQVRKVPDGTVLAVDGTTGEVTIAPEPATVAALTKREQARRRRLAATSGPGRTADGQPVGLLANLGQPAELAAAHAAGAEGVGLFRTELLYLDRPTPPSLDEQIAMYTELFTRAGDGRVVVRTLDAGADKPLPFLANDTTGTTEPNPALGVRGYRLRRRGPEVLASQLKAIGVAAQTTGAQVWVMAPMIATPAEAAEFAADCRAHGVTRTGVMIEVPAAALQARAIAAEVDFLSIGTNDLSQYAFAADRECADLADLLDPWQPALLGLIGACTEAGRVAGIPVGVCGEAAADPALAVVLAGLGVNSLSMAPAAIPAVRDSLANHQLADCQRAAEAALAAPDAARARTVARSIARTMEGLRLE, encoded by the coding sequence ATGGCTAAGCAACTGCGGGGCATCGGGGTCAGCCCGGGTGCGGCGGCAGGCCCCGCGTACGCATTGGCGCCCGCCCCCCAACTACCCTCGCCGACCGGCGGCAGCGACCCGGCGACGGAGCTCCCCCGCGCGAACACCGCGCTGGCCGCGGTCGCCGCCGAGCTGACCCGCCGCGCCGAACATACCCCCCTCGCCGACGCCGCCGAGATCCTGCGCGCCCAGGCGCTCATGGCCGACGACCCGGTGCTGCGGGACGCGGTCGCGGCGGCAGTGACCGCCGGCGCCGACGCCCCGCACGCCATCGACAGCGCGCTCGCTGAACACCGGCGCGCCTTCCTCGCCGCCGGCGGCTACCTCGCCGACCGGGTGACCGACCTGGACGATCTACGGGACCGGGCGGTCGCCGCCTGCCTCGACCTGCCGATGCCGGGGATCCCCGACCCAGGGTGCCCCTTCGTGCTGGTCGCCGCCGATCTGGCGCCGGCCGACACGGCAGGGCTCGACCCGACCCAGGTGCTGGCGGTGGTCACCGAATCGGGTGGGCCGACCAGCCACACGGCGATCCTCGCCCGATCGCTCGGCCTGCCCGCGGTGGTGGGCTGCCGCCAAGTCCGGAAGGTGCCGGACGGCACGGTACTGGCGGTCGACGGTACTACCGGTGAGGTGACGATCGCCCCGGAGCCGGCCACAGTCGCCGCGCTCACCAAACGCGAACAGGCCCGCCGCCGACGGCTCGCCGCCACCTCCGGCCCGGGCCGCACCGCCGACGGTCAACCGGTCGGTCTACTGGCGAACCTCGGCCAACCCGCGGAGCTGGCCGCCGCCCACGCCGCCGGAGCCGAGGGGGTAGGACTCTTCCGAACCGAACTGCTTTACCTCGACCGGCCCACGCCACCGAGCCTCGACGAACAGATCGCCATGTATACAGAGCTGTTCACTCGGGCCGGCGACGGTCGGGTGGTGGTACGCACGCTCGATGCCGGGGCGGACAAGCCGCTGCCGTTCCTCGCGAACGACACCACCGGCACGACAGAACCCAACCCGGCGCTCGGAGTCCGAGGCTACCGGCTGCGGCGTCGAGGGCCGGAGGTGCTGGCCAGCCAACTCAAGGCGATCGGCGTAGCCGCGCAGACGACCGGCGCCCAGGTGTGGGTGATGGCCCCCATGATCGCCACCCCCGCCGAGGCCGCGGAGTTCGCCGCGGACTGCCGGGCGCACGGAGTCACCCGTACCGGGGTGATGATCGAGGTACCGGCGGCGGCGTTGCAGGCCCGCGCGATCGCTGCCGAAGTGGACTTTCTCAGTATCGGCACGAACGATCTGAGCCAGTACGCGTTCGCCGCCGACCGGGAGTGCGCAGACTTGGCTGACCTACTCGACCCGTGGCAGCCGGCGCTGCTCGGGCTGATCGGCGCCTGCACGGAGGCTGGCCGTGTCGCCGGCATCCCCGTTGGGGTGTGCGGCGAGGCCGCCGCCGACCCGGCACTGGCGGTGGTGCTAGCCGGCCTCGGGGTCAACAGCCTGTCGATGGCTCCGGCGGCGATCCCGGCGGTCCGGGACTCGCTCGCCAATCACCAGCTCGCGGACTGCCAGCGGGCGGCGGAGGCTGCCCTGGCTGCCCCGGATGCCGCCCGCGCGCGAACTGTCGCGCGGAGTATCGCGCGGACTATGGAGGGTCTGCGTCTCGAATAG